A window of the Desulfobacula toluolica Tol2 genome harbors these coding sequences:
- a CDS encoding rubredoxin-like domain-containing protein gives MKVWQCSVCKYIHRGDTPPEKCPICGVDASKFVQIDEASIPQKIPQKKTVKEPFKETGPKTPVTKKDQAPPPEKWFEKIIFLLVKHHAHPISVHAPNGILPAAVILWLLAWFFSFELFAKTAFINIVFVVLALPLVIFTGILEWKKKYKGAMTSIFKLKILAATVTTISCTISLVWYLLDPNILSSPKAWVFIFINIIMLAAVGIAGHIGGKLVFKD, from the coding sequence ATGAAAGTTTGGCAGTGCAGTGTTTGCAAGTATATTCACAGGGGAGACACGCCCCCTGAAAAATGCCCTATTTGCGGAGTGGATGCAAGCAAGTTTGTGCAAATCGATGAGGCGTCCATACCTCAAAAAATCCCCCAAAAAAAAACCGTTAAAGAGCCCTTTAAAGAAACGGGGCCCAAAACACCTGTGACCAAAAAAGACCAAGCACCACCACCTGAAAAATGGTTTGAAAAAATCATTTTTTTGCTGGTAAAACATCATGCTCACCCGATTAGCGTACACGCACCCAACGGGATACTGCCGGCTGCTGTCATTCTCTGGCTGTTGGCATGGTTTTTCAGTTTCGAGCTTTTTGCCAAAACCGCTTTTATCAATATAGTTTTTGTTGTCCTTGCCCTTCCTTTGGTAATTTTCACAGGCATACTGGAGTGGAAAAAAAAATATAAGGGAGCTATGACCTCAATTTTTAAATTAAAAATTCTGGCCGCTACAGTGACAACAATTTCATGCACTATAAGTCTTGTGTGGTATCTTTTAGACCCCAATATCTTATCTTCACCCAAAGCCTGGGTATTTATTTTCATCAACATCATTATGCTTGCTGCCGTAGGCATTGCAGGACATATTGGTGGGAAACTGGTGTTTAAAGATTAA
- a CDS encoding FprA family A-type flavoprotein, with translation MYKPIEIADGIYSVGCRDWDIRDFHGYSTYEGTTYNAFLVLGEKNILIDTVKEKFCDELLSNISQIIDPKKIDILISNHTEMDHSGAIPRVMHKIGENKPLYCSKMGAKNLKSHFNRDFNFQVVGSGDELKIGNRTFSFLETRMLHWPDSMFTYLVEDAILFSSDAFGQHYSGDMFFDDQIGDAIMSHAKKYYANILLHFSPRVQALLKDVAKMNLKINMICPDHGIIWRENPSKIIEAYDKWSRQEPSKKVVVIFDSMWESTAKMARSITNGIESKDVSVRLMNTRKWHRSDIMTEIIDAGAIAVGSPTLNNGIFPVIADVMTYVKGLRPQNKIAAAFGSYGWSGEAVKILNKDFSEMKWDIIDEGVKVQYVPNEDDLNRCFDLGIKIAKKLKKKLS, from the coding sequence ATGTATAAACCCATTGAAATAGCGGATGGGATCTATTCTGTCGGATGCCGGGACTGGGATATTCGGGATTTCCATGGTTACTCCACCTATGAAGGTACAACCTATAATGCATTTTTAGTACTGGGTGAAAAAAATATTCTCATTGATACTGTAAAAGAAAAATTTTGCGACGAACTGCTTTCCAATATCAGCCAGATTATTGACCCAAAGAAAATTGATATACTGATCAGCAATCATACGGAAATGGATCATTCCGGAGCCATCCCCAGAGTGATGCATAAAATAGGAGAAAACAAACCGCTATATTGTTCAAAAATGGGAGCGAAAAACCTGAAAAGCCATTTTAACCGCGACTTTAATTTCCAGGTTGTGGGAAGTGGCGACGAACTTAAAATAGGGAACCGGACATTTTCGTTTCTTGAGACAAGAATGCTTCACTGGCCGGACAGCATGTTTACATATCTTGTGGAGGATGCCATCCTTTTTTCAAGTGATGCCTTTGGACAACACTATAGCGGAGACATGTTCTTTGATGATCAAATTGGAGATGCGATCATGTCCCACGCAAAAAAGTATTATGCCAATATTCTGCTTCACTTTTCACCAAGGGTTCAGGCACTTTTAAAAGATGTTGCAAAAATGAACCTGAAAATCAATATGATCTGTCCGGATCACGGCATTATCTGGCGGGAAAATCCATCAAAAATCATTGAAGCTTATGACAAATGGTCCAGACAGGAACCTTCCAAAAAAGTGGTTGTCATTTTTGATTCCATGTGGGAAAGTACCGCCAAAATGGCAAGGTCCATTACCAATGGGATTGAGTCAAAAGATGTGAGTGTAAGGCTTATGAACACACGCAAATGGCACAGAAGTGATATCATGACGGAAATTATTGATGCCGGAGCTATTGCCGTGGGCTCTCCGACACTGAACAACGGTATTTTCCCGGTAATTGCAGATGTCATGACATATGTCAAAGGATTACGGCCCCAGAATAAAATTGCAGCAGCATTTGGTTCTTACGGATGGAGTGGTGAAGCTGTTAAAATACTGAATAAGGATTTTTCTGAAATGAAGTGGGATATTATTGACGAGGGCGTTAAAGTTCAATATGTTCCGAATGAAGATGATCTGAACAGATGTTTTGATCTGGGGATTAAAATAGCGAAAAAATTAAAGAAAAAACTATCTTAA
- a CDS encoding alpha-hydroxy-acid oxidizing protein encodes MNQWYCSVCHEMSDYEDKPVICEICDADHRMIFNIKEVPQSLEQVRDLARKKLKGICAGYPSCDGSFDKICQREAYGKPIGLGGIGLGRSFRGNSEALEKIQLNMSVLGDHFEPDTTCSFLDVDLEFPVLASSTAGAQKYNDAMDETQFCTSVLRGSKEAGTIGLRGDTWFYTLDDNPSLNAMKACEGYGIPIFKPRSQDVLKKLIENAEDCGCKAFGIDLDGCGSSIMALHGQPVFKKSVKDIEELVNFTNLPFIAKGIMLPDEALMCADAGASVVAVSNHGGRVLDSTPGVATMLPLIREKVGDLVTITADGGVRTGYDVLKMLALGADAVLLGRDIIRAAVGAGTLGVKMHFEHIKKTLKKAMFMTGMKNIKMIDSKILFDYNQNKEEQWEKY; translated from the coding sequence ATGAATCAGTGGTATTGTTCTGTTTGTCATGAAATGTCTGATTATGAAGATAAACCCGTCATCTGTGAAATCTGTGATGCAGACCATCGAATGATTTTTAATATAAAAGAGGTTCCCCAATCCCTTGAGCAGGTAAGGGATCTGGCCAGGAAAAAACTCAAAGGAATCTGTGCAGGCTATCCTTCTTGTGACGGCAGTTTTGATAAAATATGCCAGAGGGAGGCTTATGGCAAGCCTATCGGGCTTGGCGGCATAGGACTCGGACGATCTTTCAGGGGAAATTCAGAAGCCCTTGAGAAAATCCAATTGAATATGTCAGTACTTGGAGATCATTTCGAGCCGGATACAACCTGTTCTTTTCTGGATGTGGATCTTGAATTTCCAGTGTTGGCATCCTCCACGGCCGGAGCCCAGAAATATAATGATGCTATGGATGAAACCCAGTTTTGTACATCTGTGTTAAGGGGATCAAAAGAAGCGGGCACTATTGGATTGCGGGGGGATACATGGTTTTATACACTTGATGACAATCCATCTCTGAATGCCATGAAAGCCTGTGAAGGATACGGCATTCCCATATTTAAACCAAGATCACAAGATGTCCTGAAAAAGCTGATTGAAAATGCTGAAGACTGTGGATGCAAAGCGTTTGGCATTGATCTGGACGGCTGCGGGTCAAGCATTATGGCGTTGCATGGGCAGCCGGTGTTCAAAAAGAGTGTCAAAGATATTGAAGAGCTGGTAAATTTTACAAATTTGCCTTTTATCGCCAAAGGTATCATGCTTCCTGACGAGGCTTTAATGTGTGCAGATGCAGGAGCCTCTGTTGTTGCCGTATCCAACCACGGGGGCAGGGTCCTGGATTCAACCCCTGGGGTTGCAACTATGTTGCCTTTGATAAGGGAAAAAGTGGGGGATTTGGTTACAATTACGGCCGACGGAGGGGTGAGAACAGGGTATGATGTATTAAAAATGCTTGCCCTGGGTGCAGATGCAGTGCTTTTGGGAAGAGATATCATAAGGGCGGCTGTGGGTGCCGGAACGTTGGGTGTGAAAATGCATTTTGAACATATTAAAAAAACATTGAAAAAAGCTATGTTTATGACTGGGATGAAAAATATAAAAATGATTGATTCAAAAATTTTATTTGATTATAACCAAAATAAGGAGGAGCAATGGGAAAAGTATTAA
- a CDS encoding flavodoxin domain-containing protein: MGKVLIVYASRSDETKSIAELIAEGIRISGHEAELKRTSDIKSEDDLKGYDGYAFGSATYHGEMITSMKQILFVGERAELKDKPGGAFGAYGWSGEAPGRIFDTMDHIFGMKMVSGPLMLKASGVEGGIQAAQEYGKSIAKMI, from the coding sequence ATGGGAAAAGTATTAATCGTTTATGCATCAAGGTCGGATGAGACAAAATCAATTGCTGAACTGATTGCTGAAGGGATTCGTATTTCAGGACACGAGGCTGAACTTAAAAGAACAAGCGATATTAAGAGTGAAGATGACCTCAAAGGGTATGACGGATATGCATTTGGATCTGCTACCTATCATGGTGAAATGATTACATCCATGAAACAGATTCTGTTTGTTGGTGAACGCGCAGAGCTTAAAGATAAGCCTGGCGGTGCCTTTGGTGCATATGGCTGGAGTGGGGAAGCGCCTGGAAGAATATTTGATACCATGGATCATATTTTTGGTATGAAAATGGTATCAGGTCCCTTGATGCTCAAAGCAAGCGGGGTTGAAGGGGGCATTCAGGCGGCTCAGGAATATGGAAAAAGCATTGCAAAAATGATTTAG
- a CDS encoding desulfoferrodoxin: MAEKLGIYKCGKCGNIVQVLHGEKPPVMCCGQAMDRLVENTVDAALEKHVPVIEKLDGGYLVKVGSVAHPMGNDHWIEWIELASEDNTFVQRQMLTPSSAPEAEFKTDAAKVVARAYCNLHGLWKS; encoded by the coding sequence ATGGCTGAAAAACTTGGTATTTACAAATGCGGCAAATGTGGAAATATTGTACAGGTCCTTCATGGAGAAAAACCGCCCGTCATGTGTTGTGGTCAGGCAATGGACCGTCTGGTTGAGAATACAGTGGATGCAGCATTGGAAAAACATGTGCCCGTGATTGAAAAACTTGATGGCGGATACCTGGTAAAGGTGGGAAGTGTTGCTCATCCCATGGGCAATGATCACTGGATTGAGTGGATTGAGCTTGCATCAGAGGATAACACGTTTGTGCAAAGACAGATGCTGACACCTTCAAGTGCGCCTGAAGCTGAATTTAAAACTGATGCTGCAAAAGTTGTAGCAAGAGCCTATTGCAATCTTCATGGCCTTTGGAAATCCTAA
- a CDS encoding acetate--CoA ligase family protein: protein MLTKNSKKIIDKSKSLGWVLEPDAKALMKMRGLDIPDFVLTNSFETADKFMRESESLVVAKAVSKKILHKTEVQAVVTGISSSDHLKKEMKRLQKLDGCEMILVEQMLQGLEIIIGAKNDYQFGPVIVFGIGGTSVEIYNDTAIRMAPLKPGDVYSMVESLKAKDLISGYRGGHGVNMQVLTYLMVNFSYLIMELEEDIESVDLNPVICTRDRCVIADARIILPSF from the coding sequence ATGTTAACAAAAAACAGCAAAAAAATTATAGATAAAAGCAAATCCCTGGGATGGGTTCTGGAACCAGATGCAAAAGCCTTGATGAAGATGCGGGGGCTTGATATCCCGGATTTTGTTTTAACCAATTCCTTTGAGACTGCAGACAAGTTCATGAGAGAATCCGAATCTTTGGTTGTTGCAAAAGCGGTTTCAAAGAAAATCCTTCATAAGACAGAGGTTCAGGCCGTTGTTACGGGCATTTCTTCAAGCGATCATTTGAAAAAAGAAATGAAAAGACTGCAAAAACTTGACGGGTGTGAAATGATTCTTGTCGAACAGATGCTACAGGGGCTTGAGATTATTATTGGTGCAAAAAATGATTATCAGTTTGGTCCTGTTATTGTTTTTGGCATTGGCGGCACATCCGTTGAAATTTATAATGATACGGCCATCCGGATGGCACCGCTTAAACCCGGCGATGTCTATTCAATGGTAGAATCATTAAAAGCAAAAGATCTCATATCCGGATATCGTGGAGGGCATGGTGTGAATATGCAGGTTCTGACATATTTGATGGTTAATTTTTCTTATTTGATCATGGAGCTTGAAGAAGATATTGAATCCGTGGATTTGAATCCTGTGATTTGTACCAGGGACAGGTGTGTTATCGCTGATGCAAGAATTATATTGCCGTCATTTTGA
- the rd gene encoding rubredoxin, producing MDKYQCVCGYVYDPANGDPDNGIEPGTSFENLPEEWVCPLCGASKENFKKKD from the coding sequence ATGGATAAATATCAATGTGTTTGTGGATATGTATATGACCCGGCAAACGGCGATCCTGACAATGGAATTGAACCTGGAACTTCTTTTGAAAATCTGCCCGAAGAATGGGTATGCCCCCTTTGCGGCGCTTCAAAAGAAAATTTTAAGAAAAAAGATTAA
- a CDS encoding ferritin-like domain-containing protein, which translates to MPNEFNANEIFEIAIKIEQNGAIFYRDAAKQIKEENHKEFLLELAKMEDEHEATFATMQKDLQDEEKTSTTFDPDDETVLYLKALADIRVFFEKDQPDNSFKGILNSAIQAEKDSIAFYLGMKELVPAKLGQSKIDAIIKEEMSHIRLLAGKLTK; encoded by the coding sequence ATGCCTAACGAATTCAATGCAAATGAAATTTTTGAAATTGCTATAAAAATCGAACAAAATGGTGCAATATTTTATCGAGATGCTGCAAAACAAATAAAAGAAGAAAACCATAAAGAATTTCTCCTTGAGCTGGCAAAAATGGAAGATGAGCATGAAGCCACCTTTGCCACTATGCAAAAAGATTTGCAAGACGAGGAAAAAACTTCTACAACCTTTGATCCTGATGATGAGACAGTTCTTTATTTAAAAGCACTCGCAGATATCCGGGTCTTTTTTGAAAAAGATCAGCCTGACAACAGCTTTAAAGGCATATTAAACAGTGCTATTCAGGCAGAAAAAGATTCAATCGCATTTTACCTTGGCATGAAAGAGCTGGTCCCCGCAAAACTGGGCCAATCAAAAATTGATGCGATTATTAAAGAGGAAATGAGTCATATAAGACTTCTTGCAGGAAAATTAACCAAATAA
- a CDS encoding CoA-binding protein encodes MDLKYLFRPSTMAVIGVSTSQDNHPANVIYNKNHLRYPVKTFPVNPKGGILNRKTLYQQVDHIEENIDMAVIAVRAQFVPKVMEQCIKKGVGGAVIVSGGFAEAGNLSLQQRVIDIAKEASFPFIGPNCLGIYAPDHVDTFFLPGERIIRPDKGNIGFVSQSGGVLVDQMVKFAGQGIGVSLAVSIGNKACVRETDMLEWFEQDFDTKVIAFYVEGFEKREGRHFIKKAEQCSKPIVILKAGKSQKGIEAVSSHTASLAGDYRVFSEIMKQHCVAEADNEYELTSFCEALSCYPKGINGNVGIISLSGGHGVLAADACDLYGLSIPRMEQQTMDAIKEKLSPEIRNIVSLANPLDLTGSSVDSDILTSARYLSRDKNIECILALLIPYSPGVSADIGAKLSQLARNEGKPLIAYVPNEDKYKIIIEGFELNNIPVASSVDGAVMMAKALKRCRPC; translated from the coding sequence GTGGATTTAAAATATCTTTTCAGACCATCGACTATGGCGGTTATAGGAGTGTCGACATCCCAGGATAATCACCCGGCCAATGTGATATATAATAAAAATCATCTGCGTTATCCGGTAAAAACATTTCCTGTCAATCCAAAGGGGGGAATTTTAAATCGGAAAACACTTTATCAACAGGTTGACCATATCGAAGAAAACATTGATATGGCTGTTATTGCTGTCCGGGCACAGTTTGTTCCCAAGGTGATGGAACAATGTATTAAAAAGGGTGTCGGGGGGGCGGTAATCGTATCCGGCGGATTTGCAGAAGCCGGAAATTTGAGCTTACAGCAACGGGTGATTGATATTGCCAAAGAAGCATCTTTTCCTTTTATCGGTCCCAATTGCCTTGGAATTTATGCTCCTGATCATGTGGATACGTTTTTTTTGCCTGGTGAACGGATTATTCGTCCGGACAAAGGCAATATCGGTTTTGTCAGTCAGAGTGGAGGGGTGTTAGTAGATCAAATGGTTAAATTCGCAGGCCAGGGGATTGGTGTGTCGCTGGCAGTAAGCATCGGGAACAAAGCATGTGTCAGGGAAACAGACATGCTGGAGTGGTTTGAGCAGGACTTTGATACAAAGGTGATCGCTTTTTATGTCGAGGGTTTTGAAAAAAGGGAAGGGCGACATTTTATTAAAAAAGCCGAGCAATGTTCTAAACCTATTGTAATTTTAAAGGCTGGAAAGAGTCAAAAAGGTATTGAGGCGGTTTCCAGTCACACGGCTTCTCTGGCAGGAGACTACAGGGTTTTTTCCGAAATAATGAAACAGCATTGTGTGGCTGAGGCAGATAATGAATATGAGCTGACCTCCTTTTGTGAGGCATTAAGCTGTTATCCCAAAGGTATTAACGGCAATGTCGGCATTATCTCCCTGAGCGGCGGGCATGGCGTTCTGGCAGCGGATGCCTGTGATCTGTACGGACTGTCCATTCCCAGGATGGAACAGCAGACCATGGATGCCATTAAAGAGAAATTATCACCGGAAATCAGGAATATTGTTTCTCTTGCCAACCCCCTGGATCTTACCGGGAGTTCTGTGGACAGTGATATTTTGACTTCGGCAAGATATCTGTCAAGAGATAAAAATATTGAATGTATTTTGGCCTTGTTGATTCCTTATTCGCCGGGCGTTTCAGCAGATATTGGTGCAAAGCTCAGCCAGTTGGCAAGAAATGAAGGAAAACCTTTGATTGCCTATGTACCCAATGAAGATAAATATAAAATCATCATCGAAGGATTTGAACTTAATAATATTCCGGTGGCATCCTCTGTGGACGGGGCAGTCATGATGGCTAAGGCATTGAAAAGGTGCAGACCATGTTAA
- a CDS encoding ferredoxin-thioredoxin reductase catalytic domain-containing protein yields MKVEQLYEALKKSQEAKGIYFNKDKDLVFELLESLLLNKNRYGYMACPCRLACNDKEKDKDIICPCDYREPDLEEFGACFCGLYTSQALHNNEILSTYVPERRPPEKIF; encoded by the coding sequence ATGAAAGTTGAACAATTGTATGAAGCATTGAAAAAATCCCAGGAAGCCAAAGGAATTTATTTTAACAAAGACAAAGATCTGGTGTTTGAGCTTCTTGAATCACTTCTTTTAAATAAAAACCGGTATGGATATATGGCCTGCCCCTGCAGGCTTGCCTGTAATGACAAAGAAAAAGACAAAGATATTATCTGTCCTTGCGATTACAGAGAGCCTGATCTGGAAGAATTCGGAGCTTGTTTTTGCGGTCTTTATACTTCACAGGCACTTCATAATAATGAAATTTTGTCAACATATGTTCCTGAAAGAAGACCCCCTGAAAAAATATTTTAA
- a CDS encoding citrate/2-methylcitrate synthase has product MDECLPVMNTGLRGVAVASSKICDVRGKQGKLIYRGFLIEDLAQNATFEEVCFLLLYERLPKRAELEDFQQSLKQKRNIPENIFSFLKILPADTNPMDVLQMATPLLVQNDITVGKPGIENTLYSAENLISGLAIITAAWDRIRNKQEIIPPDNNLSHAANFLYMLKGEIPDDETARFFDTSLVLHAEHSFNASTFTARQVASTKAHIYAAISAAIGSLSGSLHGGANVRVMEMLKQIGSVDKIDGYIQNILNSGGLIMGLGHAVYQTDDPRAIILAPMSQRTGQIANQPLWYELSRELEKKGKDAFKAKKQKQIFCNVDFYSASFFHAIGIAMDLFTPVFAVSRVSGWSAHVIEEQFAMAAPKPTLYRPGAEYIGDYCGPDECLFTDMDER; this is encoded by the coding sequence ATGGATGAATGTTTGCCTGTTATGAATACTGGCCTTCGGGGTGTTGCCGTGGCCAGTTCAAAAATTTGTGATGTCCGGGGAAAACAAGGAAAACTGATCTATAGAGGATTTTTAATTGAAGATCTTGCCCAAAATGCAACATTTGAAGAGGTCTGTTTTCTTTTGTTGTACGAAAGGCTTCCCAAAAGAGCAGAGTTAGAAGACTTTCAGCAAAGCCTGAAACAAAAAAGAAACATTCCTGAAAATATTTTTTCTTTTCTCAAAATACTTCCAGCAGACACAAACCCCATGGATGTCCTTCAAATGGCCACACCATTGTTGGTTCAAAATGATATAACTGTCGGAAAGCCCGGAATTGAAAACACTCTTTACAGTGCGGAAAATCTTATTTCAGGACTGGCAATTATTACGGCTGCATGGGACCGGATAAGAAATAAACAAGAAATTATTCCACCGGACAACAACTTATCCCATGCTGCAAATTTCCTATATATGCTCAAAGGTGAGATACCTGATGATGAAACAGCCCGTTTTTTTGATACAAGTCTTGTGCTGCATGCAGAACACTCTTTTAATGCCTCAACATTTACAGCGCGACAAGTTGCATCCACCAAGGCACATATTTATGCTGCCATATCCGCTGCCATAGGTTCTCTTTCCGGTTCTCTTCACGGCGGTGCCAATGTCAGGGTGATGGAAATGTTAAAGCAGATAGGCTCTGTTGATAAAATCGACGGGTATATTCAAAATATTTTAAATTCAGGCGGGCTTATCATGGGGCTGGGTCATGCAGTTTACCAGACAGACGACCCCAGGGCGATCATACTTGCTCCCATGAGCCAAAGGACGGGACAGATTGCCAATCAACCCCTGTGGTATGAACTTTCAAGGGAGCTTGAAAAAAAAGGCAAGGATGCCTTTAAGGCAAAAAAACAAAAACAAATCTTTTGTAATGTAGATTTCTACAGTGCCTCGTTTTTCCATGCCATAGGCATTGCCATGGATCTTTTCACACCTGTTTTTGCGGTTTCAAGAGTCAGTGGATGGTCAGCCCATGTCATTGAAGAACAATTTGCCATGGCAGCCCCTAAACCAACCCTTTACAGGCCGGGAGCCGAATATATCGGGGACTATTGCGGACCGGATGAATGTCTGTTTACGGATATGGATGAGCGTTAA
- a CDS encoding glutaredoxin family protein, with protein MAKDKTTLYALSTCSHCKSTKKLLSECNVEYEYIEVDDLEGEERKAILADIRELNPRCSFPTIKINEIVIVGYKEKQIKEALGIKNES; from the coding sequence ATGGCCAAGGATAAAACAACTTTATATGCATTAAGCACCTGCAGCCATTGCAAATCAACCAAAAAGCTTCTTTCCGAATGCAATGTGGAATATGAGTATATTGAGGTGGACGACCTGGAAGGAGAAGAACGCAAAGCAATTCTGGCTGACATAAGAGAACTCAATCCTCGCTGCTCTTTTCCCACCATCAAAATCAACGAAATCGTCATTGTCGGATATAAGGAAAAACAAATCAAGGAGGCATTAGGAATTAAAAATGAAAGTTGA
- a CDS encoding exodeoxyribonuclease III, with protein MSDKQQLKIISWNVNGLRAVMKKEFASSICELDPDILLLQETKLQENQRTDEMIRLNSYESFWSYSTVKKGYSGVAAYSKIEPEQVITSFSRPEFDNEGRVIQLDYKKFILFNIYFPNGQMSDERLEYKLAFYDWFLDYANQLKDQGKSLIITGDFNTAHNEIDLKNPGPNSKRSGFLRIERDVLDHMVDMGYVDTYRYFYPEKVKYSWWSYRFNARKNNAGWRIDYFFVTKDLIDKGLVKQAFIDNTVFGSDHCPIGIVINI; from the coding sequence ATGTCTGATAAACAGCAGTTAAAAATAATTTCATGGAATGTAAACGGCCTTAGGGCAGTGATGAAAAAAGAGTTTGCAAGCAGTATTTGTGAGCTTGATCCCGATATTCTCCTGCTCCAGGAGACAAAGCTCCAGGAAAACCAGCGCACAGATGAGATGATCCGGTTGAATTCCTATGAATCTTTCTGGTCTTATTCAACCGTAAAAAAAGGGTACAGTGGTGTTGCAGCCTATTCAAAAATAGAACCAGAACAAGTTATCACATCATTTTCCAGGCCTGAATTTGATAATGAAGGCCGTGTCATTCAATTGGATTATAAGAAATTTATATTATTTAATATCTATTTTCCCAATGGTCAGATGAGTGATGAACGGCTTGAGTATAAACTTGCTTTTTATGACTGGTTTTTAGACTATGCAAATCAATTGAAAGACCAGGGAAAAAGCCTGATTATTACTGGGGACTTTAATACGGCCCACAATGAAATTGATTTGAAAAATCCTGGGCCCAATTCCAAACGATCCGGTTTTTTAAGGATTGAAAGGGATGTGCTGGATCATATGGTTGACATGGGGTATGTGGACACCTACAGATATTTTTATCCTGAAAAAGTCAAGTATTCATGGTGGTCTTACCGGTTTAATGCAAGAAAAAACAATGCGGGATGGCGTATTGATTATTTTTTTGTGACAAAAGACCTTATCGATAAAGGCTTGGTCAAGCAAGCCTTTATCGATAATACAGTTTTTGGATCAGATCATTGCCCAATTGGTATTGTAATAAATATCTGA
- the trxC gene encoding thioredoxin TrxC, with translation MTADKLILACSNCGAKNRVPVSRINEAPKCGKCKEFLPVESLSRPVIVMDNTFDREVMSSSMPVLVDCWAPWCGPCKAIGPVMDELAIKYRGRLKIAKLNVDENPMIGSRYSISSIPTMFLVKNGRIIDKLIGALPKEQLESQIARVLG, from the coding sequence ATGACTGCTGATAAATTGATATTGGCGTGTTCAAATTGCGGCGCAAAAAACAGGGTTCCGGTATCGCGAATTAATGAAGCACCCAAATGCGGGAAATGTAAAGAATTTTTGCCTGTGGAAAGTTTAAGTCGGCCGGTCATTGTTATGGACAATACGTTTGACCGCGAAGTGATGTCTTCTTCAATGCCTGTGTTAGTGGATTGCTGGGCGCCTTGGTGTGGACCATGCAAGGCAATTGGCCCGGTCATGGATGAACTTGCGATAAAATACAGGGGCAGATTGAAAATCGCCAAGCTGAATGTGGATGAAAATCCCATGATTGGCTCAAGATATTCCATTTCAAGTATTCCGACCATGTTCCTGGTAAAAAATGGCCGGATTATTGACAAGTTGATTGGTGCCTTGCCAAAAGAACAATTGGAATCGCAGATTGCAAGAGTCCTTGGATAA